One Oceanispirochaeta sp. DNA window includes the following coding sequences:
- a CDS encoding carboxypeptidase M32 has translation MNSDRAIQDIKIIEQSIKDLEHILALLSWDQETGMPEAAAGDRARQMGMIQDKLTLLLQDPGWPEWLSYLQENGDEQVQMWYRLLNRRYKEYQVLPPDFMTRFVEAGALARESWLKARDKDDFQIFAPALKFMVTLLQERCGYSDLKDEPYDVLLDIYEPGMKASVMEVLFDRMESDLSPLIDLGVKNTSTLDCLHGRKIPLSVQKRISVRVLEDMGYDFKAGRLDFSVHPFTTTLGSRDIRVTTAFDENAFFSGLSSTIHEGGHGLYEQNLPPAWYGTIVSEACSLGFHESQSRLWENIIGRSQAFCVYLKRIIEQEMSNQNRDINIDIDIDELFQNMNRVERSLIRVNADELTYNQHIFLRFRLERALINGTLQVDDLSNAWDNESFKLLGIQNQNDLSGILQDIHWSSGDMGYFPTYTLGNLYSAQIWKQLRHDLRDVDFQIEQGQFGDILKWLKEHIHSKGALYSSTELMRSLSGSDPDSSSFIDYLEEKQKELYA, from the coding sequence ATGAACTCAGATCGTGCTATTCAGGATATTAAAATAATAGAACAGTCCATTAAAGATCTGGAACATATCCTGGCTTTATTGAGTTGGGATCAGGAAACTGGAATGCCTGAGGCTGCTGCCGGGGACAGGGCCCGCCAGATGGGAATGATACAGGATAAATTAACCCTGCTTCTTCAGGACCCCGGCTGGCCTGAATGGCTTTCTTATCTGCAGGAAAACGGGGATGAGCAGGTGCAGATGTGGTACCGCCTCTTGAACCGCAGATATAAGGAATATCAGGTTCTGCCACCGGATTTTATGACACGCTTTGTGGAGGCCGGAGCTCTGGCAAGAGAAAGCTGGCTCAAAGCCAGAGATAAGGATGATTTTCAAATCTTTGCTCCCGCCCTGAAGTTTATGGTCACCCTTCTCCAGGAGCGTTGCGGGTACAGTGACCTTAAAGACGAACCCTATGATGTTTTGCTGGATATATATGAACCAGGGATGAAGGCTTCTGTTATGGAAGTGTTATTCGATAGGATGGAGAGTGATTTATCTCCTCTCATAGACCTGGGAGTGAAGAACACCAGCACTCTGGATTGCCTTCACGGGCGGAAGATCCCCCTGTCTGTTCAAAAGAGAATCAGCGTGAGAGTCCTGGAGGATATGGGATACGATTTCAAGGCGGGGCGACTCGATTTTTCGGTACATCCCTTCACAACAACTCTGGGTTCCAGAGATATACGAGTCACTACTGCTTTTGATGAGAATGCTTTTTTCAGTGGCTTGTCCAGTACCATTCATGAGGGCGGACATGGCTTGTATGAACAGAATCTTCCTCCCGCATGGTATGGGACCATTGTCTCTGAAGCCTGTTCCCTGGGATTCCATGAGTCTCAATCCAGGCTATGGGAAAATATCATTGGCCGGTCCCAGGCTTTTTGTGTCTATCTTAAAAGGATTATTGAGCAGGAAATGTCCAATCAGAATAGGGATATCAACATCGACATCGACATTGATGAGCTTTTCCAGAATATGAACCGCGTAGAGAGAAGCCTCATTCGTGTTAATGCGGATGAGTTGACATATAATCAGCATATCTTTTTGAGATTCCGGCTGGAAAGAGCCCTTATTAATGGGACCCTTCAGGTGGATGATCTTTCGAATGCATGGGATAACGAGAGTTTCAAACTTCTGGGTATTCAAAACCAGAATGATCTCAGCGGGATTCTTCAGGATATTCACTGGTCCAGCGGAGATATGGGGTATTTTCCAACCTATACTCTGGGGAATCTTTATTCTGCACAAATCTGGAAACAATTAAGGCATGATTTGAGGGATGTTGACTTTCAGATAGAACAGGGTCAGTTTGGTGATATCCTGAAATGGCTCAAGGAACACATTCATTCTAAAGGAGCCCTCTACTCTTCAACAGAGTTGATGAGGTCACTCAGTGGTTCCGATCCGGACTCCTCCAGTTTTATAGATTATCTGGAGGAAAAACAAAAGGAACTGTATGCTTGA